The Croceicoccus marinus genome contains a region encoding:
- a CDS encoding DUF4212 domain-containing protein has product MSDENPEAGNGHEGAYWKENIRLLLTLMAIWFIVSFGFGILLRDFLDQFMLGGFPLGFWFAQQGSIYVFIVLVFFYAWRMKKIEQRYDLDD; this is encoded by the coding sequence ATGTCCGACGAAAATCCCGAGGCCGGCAACGGCCATGAAGGGGCCTATTGGAAAGAGAATATCCGGCTGCTGCTGACGCTGATGGCCATCTGGTTCATCGTCTCGTTCGGCTTCGGCATACTGCTTCGCGATTTTCTCGACCAGTTCATGCTGGGCGGATTTCCGCTGGGCTTCTGGTTCGCCCAGCAAGGTTCGATCTACGTCTTCATCGTTCTGGTGTTCTTCTACGCGTGGCGGATGAAGAAGATCGAACAGCGCTACGACCTTGACGATTAA
- a CDS encoding exonuclease domain-containing protein, giving the protein MILPGWPGRENRLRRQFEAAAKAALPGPLRDYYAAGFPDLAAAADTQEMVAIDLETDGLDLAASAILEAGIVPASTASVAASHARRIRFRPPEALHASSVVIHRITDDALTDALPEGEALARLLPLLSGKVLIAHFAEIEAGFLDAACRRAFGAPFVAPFICTMQLENRWFPRSRAADGLRLGKLRAAYGLPAYTAHDGLTDALACAELLMAQIAHHGCEKLTLSDLLRR; this is encoded by the coding sequence TTGATCCTGCCCGGCTGGCCGGGGCGGGAAAACCGCCTGCGCCGCCAGTTCGAGGCTGCGGCGAAAGCCGCGCTGCCGGGACCCTTGCGGGATTATTACGCGGCGGGCTTTCCGGATCTGGCCGCGGCGGCGGACACGCAGGAGATGGTGGCCATCGATCTCGAAACGGACGGGCTGGACCTGGCCGCCAGCGCCATTCTGGAGGCCGGCATCGTCCCCGCGAGCACGGCTTCGGTCGCTGCCTCGCACGCACGGCGCATCCGTTTTCGCCCGCCAGAGGCATTGCACGCCAGCAGCGTCGTCATCCACCGCATTACCGACGACGCACTGACGGACGCGCTTCCGGAAGGCGAAGCGCTGGCGCGGCTGCTTCCCCTGCTGTCCGGCAAGGTGCTGATCGCCCATTTCGCCGAGATCGAGGCGGGTTTTCTGGACGCGGCATGCCGCCGCGCGTTCGGTGCGCCTTTCGTCGCCCCGTTCATCTGCACGATGCAGCTGGAGAACCGCTGGTTTCCCCGCAGCCGCGCCGCCGACGGCCTGCGCCTCGGCAAGCTGCGCGCCGCCTATGGCCTGCCCGCCTATACGGCCCATGACGGGCTGACCGACGCCCTTGCCTGTGCCGAGCTGCTGATGGCGCAGATCGCGCATCACGGGTGCGAGAAGCTGACGCTTTCGGACCTGCTGCGACGCTGA
- a CDS encoding DUF294 nucleotidyltransferase-like domain-containing protein: protein MTETTHFAPAEPDELRAFLASHPPFAQLGPDALAALMRGSEISYHRRGSTVTHAGDDNRFLSVVRSGAVELRLGGTDLHARLGEGECFGYPSLIRGGPAQNEVLAIEDTLLYRMARPAFLALREADDGFRGFFDTDEAARLRRALDGMRRKVQAGNPDAEVLGVHGPVSSLHRRRQVVTATPETPISEVARIMAERDVSTLPVTNGQRLVGIVTDKDLRRRVLAPQLDTRRPVRDIMTADPVTAPEDTPVLTALVMMAERQIHHLPVTDRDGALVSVISSNDILARLGSNSLLIAKEIAASASAAQVARACAQLPDAVGGLVSAGVDADHVSRYVSTIGEGAHRRILALAMEDLGPPPVPFALVCFGSLARGEQALGSDQDNGFIFGDGDRAAGADPYFAELARRLADGLNSAGYRYCPGDIMATNLAYRRSVAEWQAQFSGWIDAPDPQAILQGTIFFDMRCLAGDAALVDRLRDRVFASASANRIFLSFVARAAASTRVPLGFFRNFLLQDDADEGQVLDLKTQAIAPIVDIARVHALANGTRATHTLERLRVAAAQGSIDADPARDLAAAFEFVRDVRLRHQAGQVARGELPTNKLPPARLSRFDREHLRGAFKLIREQLDRTRTRFAGGVT from the coding sequence ATGACCGAGACCACCCATTTCGCTCCGGCGGAGCCCGACGAGCTGCGCGCGTTCCTGGCCAGCCATCCGCCGTTTGCGCAGTTGGGGCCGGATGCGCTGGCCGCGCTGATGCGCGGAAGCGAGATCAGCTATCACCGGCGCGGCAGCACGGTCACGCATGCAGGCGACGACAATCGCTTCCTGTCGGTCGTGCGGTCGGGCGCGGTCGAATTGCGGCTGGGCGGCACCGATCTTCACGCGCGGCTGGGCGAAGGCGAATGCTTCGGCTACCCCTCGCTGATCCGCGGCGGACCCGCGCAGAACGAGGTGCTCGCGATCGAGGACACGCTCCTCTACCGCATGGCCAGACCCGCCTTTCTCGCTCTCCGCGAGGCGGATGACGGGTTCCGCGGCTTTTTCGATACGGACGAGGCAGCGCGCCTGCGCCGCGCGCTCGACGGGATGCGCCGCAAGGTTCAGGCGGGCAATCCGGATGCCGAGGTGCTGGGCGTGCATGGCCCCGTCTCCTCGCTCCACCGGCGGCGTCAGGTCGTGACCGCGACGCCCGAAACGCCCATTTCCGAAGTGGCGCGGATCATGGCCGAACGGGACGTATCGACCCTGCCGGTGACGAATGGACAGCGGCTGGTCGGGATCGTGACCGACAAGGATCTGCGCCGGCGCGTCCTTGCGCCGCAACTGGACACCCGCCGCCCCGTTCGCGACATCATGACGGCGGATCCGGTTACCGCACCGGAGGACACCCCGGTGCTGACCGCGCTGGTGATGATGGCGGAGCGGCAGATCCATCACCTGCCCGTCACCGATCGGGATGGCGCGCTCGTATCCGTCATCTCCTCGAACGACATCCTTGCCCGGCTTGGGTCAAACAGCCTGCTGATCGCCAAGGAAATCGCCGCCTCTGCCAGCGCGGCGCAGGTGGCGCGGGCCTGCGCCCAGTTGCCCGATGCGGTGGGCGGGCTGGTGTCGGCGGGCGTCGATGCCGACCATGTCTCGCGCTACGTCTCCACCATCGGTGAAGGCGCGCACCGCCGCATCCTCGCTCTCGCCATGGAAGATCTGGGGCCGCCCCCCGTCCCCTTCGCGCTGGTCTGCTTCGGCTCGCTCGCCCGGGGCGAGCAGGCGCTGGGCTCGGACCAGGACAATGGCTTCATCTTCGGCGACGGGGACAGGGCTGCGGGCGCGGACCCTTATTTCGCGGAGCTGGCGCGCCGACTGGCCGACGGACTGAATTCGGCGGGCTATCGCTATTGCCCCGGCGACATCATGGCGACCAATCTCGCCTATCGCCGCAGCGTCGCCGAATGGCAGGCGCAGTTTAGCGGCTGGATCGACGCGCCCGATCCCCAGGCGATCCTGCAGGGCACGATCTTCTTCGACATGCGCTGCCTTGCAGGCGATGCCGCGCTGGTCGACCGGCTGCGCGACCGCGTGTTCGCGTCCGCCAGCGCCAATCGCATCTTCCTCTCCTTCGTGGCCCGGGCGGCGGCCAGCACGCGCGTGCCGCTGGGGTTCTTCCGCAATTTCCTGCTGCAGGACGACGCGGACGAGGGGCAGGTGCTGGATCTGAAGACGCAGGCGATCGCCCCCATCGTCGATATCGCGCGGGTGCATGCGCTGGCGAACGGCACCAGGGCGACGCATACGCTGGAACGGCTGCGCGTCGCCGCCGCGCAGGGAAGCATCGATGCCGACCCGGCCCGCGATCTGGCCGCCGCGTTCGAATTCGTGCGCGACGTCCGCCTGCGCCACCAGGCCGGACAGGTCGCAAGGGGCGAGCTGCCGACGAACAAGCTGCCGCCTGCCAGGCTGTCCCGTTTCGACCGCGAGCACCTGCGCGGCGCGTTCAAGCTGATCCGCGAACAGCTCGACCGGACGCGCACGCGATTTGCCGGGGGCGTCACTTGA